A stretch of DNA from Nitrospiraceae bacterium:
AATTGCGCCCTGCCTGCAAATGACAGTACTTTGGTTATTGCTGCTGTTAAGGTCGTCTTGCCATGATCTACGTGACCTATTGTCCCTACGTTACAATGAGGTTTGGTCCTCTCAAATTTTGCCTTTGCCATTTTTGCCTCCTTTGCCCAAATCTTCCTTTAGAAAATTTTTAACTGCGTATCCCGTTCCTGGAGCCCATGACCGGGATTGAACCGGTGACCTCGTCCTTACCAAGGACGT
This window harbors:
- a CDS encoding GTP-binding protein, whose protein sequence is MAKAKFERTKPHCNVGTIGHVDHGKTTLTAAITKVLSFAGRAQ